The following proteins come from a genomic window of Eriocheir sinensis breed Jianghai 21 unplaced genomic scaffold, ASM2467909v1 Scaffold991, whole genome shotgun sequence:
- the LOC126995131 gene encoding neurofilament heavy polypeptide-like → MQRPRTLPCGHSFCTPCIDKLKELGYVTCPECRDCHVVPEGGEFPVSYIAEALMRAMRDAKVAALASLPPSTRKRKRAARPAGKNKVARLSKKMCSFLEEQEATVMDAIAACQEVESQLDQYRTTLTDWSEQQQQLKDRLQGLMEQNGSAKEIVELEKSRVAAKEREVKKGKKELQAVLETYAPATDQEAGMAVTEMVRCLGEAEQVVEECREGFPDASAVTNVWKVRVASSAAIEAAQAVLLALETATKEEPHPQPHPEEPSAQSDPEEARAQSDPEETRPQSDPEEARPQSDPEEARAQSDPEEARAQSDPEEARPQSDPEEARPQSDPEEARAQSDPEATSAQSDPEEARAQSDPEATSTQSDPEEARAQSDPEATSAQSDPEEARAQSDPEATSAQSDPEATSAQSDPEATSAQSDPEEARAQSDPEGTSAQSDPEEARAQSDPEATSAQSDPEATSAQSDPEEATRALLNPEATSAQSDPEEARAQSDPEEARAQSDPEEARAQSDPEEARAQSDPEEARAQSDPEEARAQSDPEEARAQSDPEEARAQSDPEEARAQSDPEATIAQSDPEEARAQSDPEATSAQSDPEEARAQSDPEEARAQSDPEEARAQSDLEEASALSDSEEVNPDSTIMDRLQLILTLSLKAKDLRSLTQPTRSLLQAGLVFAVHQLEGQRQYARISLEAGRLYLHALKEQPLPLGASTLQVSEVVPSYPPCTVFLDLSMPGSVTRRVQIRLNPNTALGRCVLLLCTGQCGHSYRNTCLLGGVRKGGPGECVIAGGYKKNDGTGSSMHLPDQNYGEYRRSGQPGDVSGMRVQDDTRMRGLFAIFTKIGRVSPCVFGEVVEGLPVLIEASQLGNIKEVTVVDCGVVL, encoded by the exons ATGCAGCGGCCGCGTACTCTGCCCTGTGGCCACTCCTTCTGCACACCGTGCATAGATAAGCTGAAGGAGCTGGGTTATGTTACCTGCCCAGAATGCCGCGACTGCCATGTTGTGCCTGAGGGCGGAGAATTCCCTGTCTCCTATATTGCTGAGGCCCTCATGAGAGCGATGAGAGATGCCAAGGTTGCTGCACTTGCCTCACTGCCACCCAGtaccaggaaaaggaaaagagcagCAAGGCCAGCTGGCAAAAACAAAGTGGCACGTCTCTCCAAGAAAATGTGTTCCTTTCTGGAGGAACAGGAGGCCACAGTTATGGACGCCATTGCTGCCTGCCAGGAGGTTGAGTCGCAGTTGGACCAGTACCGGACGACCTTGACAGACTGGagcgagcagcagcagcagctgaaGGACAGGCTCCAGGGACTGATGGAGCAGAACGGAAGTGCCAAGGAGATTGTGGAGCTGGAAAAGTCCCGCGTGGCAGccaaggagagggaggtgaagaaggggaagaaggagctgCAGGCCGTGCTGGAGACATACGCCCCAGCAACAGATCAAGAAGCAGGCATGGCAGTGACCGAAATGGTGCGTTGCCTTGGTGAGGCAgagcaggtggtggaggagtgccgaGAGGGTTTCCCTGATGCCAGTGCTGTCACCAATGTCTGGAAG GTGAGAGTGGCATCTAGTGCAGCCATAGAGGCTGCCCAGGCTGTCCTTTTGGCCCTGGAAACTGCTACTAAAGAAGAGCCGCACCCCCAGCCACACCCAGAAGAGCCCAGtgcccagtcagacccagaagaggccagggcccagtcagacccagaagagaCCAGGCCgcagtcagacccagaagaggccaggccccagtcagacccagaagaggcCAGGGCCCAGTCGGACCCAGAAGAGGCCAGGGCCCAGTCGGACCCGGAAGAggccaggccccagtcagacccagaagaggccaggccccagtcagacccagaagaggcCAGGGCCCAGTCGGACCCAGAAGCGACCAGtgcccagtcagacccagaagaggccagggcccagtcagacccagaagcgACCAGtacccagtcagacccagaagaggccagggcccagtcagacccagaagcgACCAGTGCCCAATCAGACCCAGAAGAGGCCAgggcccagtcagacccagaagcgACCAGtgcccagtcagacccagaagcaACCAGtgcccagtcagacccagaagcaACCAGtgcccagtcagacccagaagaggccagggcccagtcagacccagaaggGACCAGtgcccagtcagacccagaagaggccagggcccagtcagacccagaagcgACCAGtgcccagtcagacccagaagcgACGAGtgcccagtcagacccagaagaggcCACCAGGGCCCTGTTAAACCCAGAAGCAACCAGtgcccagtcagacccagaagaggccagggcccagtcagacccagaagaggccagggcccagtcagacccagaagaggccagggcccagtcagacccagaagaggctagggcccagtcagacccagaagaggccagggcccagtcagacccagaagaggccagggcccagtcagacccagaagaggccagggcccagtcagacccagaagaggccagggcccagtcagacccagaagaggcCAGGGCCCAGTCGGACCCAGAAGCGACCATtgcccagtcagacccagaagaggccagggcccagtcagacccagaagcgACCAGtgcccagtcagacccagaagaggccagggcccagtcagacccagaagaaGCCAgggcccagtcagacccagaagaaGCCAGGGCCCAGTCAGACCTAGAAGAGGCCTCGGCCCTGTCAGACTCAGAGGAGGTCAACCCAGATTCCACTATCATGGACAGACTGCAGCTCATCTTGACCCTGAGCCTGAAG GCCAAGGACCTCCGCAGCCTGACACAGCCCACCAGGAGCCTGCTGCAGGCTGGTTTGGTGTTTGCTGTCCACCAGCTGGAAGGTCAGCGCCAATATGCAAGAATAAGCCTTGAAGCCGGCCGGCTGTACCTCCACGCCCTGAAGGAGCAACCCCTGCCCCTGGGCGCATCAACCCTGCAG GTGAGTGAGGTCGTGCCGTCCTACCCCCCCTGCACTGTGTTCCTGGACCTGTCCATGCCGGGCAGCGTAACACGGCGGGTCCAAATTCGTCTGAACCCCAACACCGCGCTGGGCAGATGTGTTCTGTTGCTGTGCACGGGGCAGTGTGGCCACTCCTACCGCAACACCTGCTTGCtagggggggtgaggaagggggggcCAGGAGAGTGTGTGATTGCCGGGGGCTATAAGAAAAATGATGGGACGGGCTCATCCATGCATCTGCCAGACCAGAATTATGGTGAGTACCGGAGGTCAGGTCAGCCGGGGGATGTGAGTGGGATGAGGGTGCAAGACGATACCCGAATGAGAGGTTTGTTTGCCATCTTCACAAAGATAGGCCGTGTGTCGCCTTGTGTCTTTGGTGAGGTGGTGGAAGGACTGCCCGTGCTGATTGAGGCATCCCAGCTTGGCAACAttaaggaggtgactgtggtggactgtggtgtggtgttgtga